atttagCTAATATTTTGAGTACACCCTTTCAAATTATTACTCCTCTGTATTGAACAAACATGATGGAGGATTTGTTTCCACTGTTGTCAGGAAAAAATGCCAGTGATTGCCCTGGTGCCTCTGTGTGCTAATAGATTCCACACTCTGAAAAAACACTTGAATATGTGCTTAATAGTACACATTTATACAGCGGTTGTAAAAAGTTGCTACAACTTGCAAGGTAATTTTCAAATGTCAAGCCTTATTTGAGGTCGATGAATGATAGACAAACATTTACCTCATTCTACCATATCTCTGAATAAAACACTGACCGAGACCCATCCCCTCTCAGCCAATTACTGTTGGCTTAGTAAGCTTGatgacatcatccatagcaacCAGTTCAGCCTTTGACTAAGGAACTGGGAAAAATCTTATGCTACGACAAAATTGGTATCGGCAGTTTTGTGAGTAGGTTTTAAGAGGAAATTCTTAGCTAAAAACATTAACTGTTATTAAGGAGAGCTTAGTGCAAagatttaaaatgtgaatatgGCCCCTGATGTATTATCAACTTAAAAAGCCATTTTATTGTTAAGTAACTTAAATGTCTCTATATAGACCAAAAAACACAAATGGAAACGAATGACTTGTTTGATTTAAGCAACATTTTCTCCCCTGCTGCAGTTGTCTCCATCCTTCACTCCCACTTCTGTGATCAAAAAAATGTATGAGTCAAAAGAGAAAAGTCGAGATGATCCTGGGAGTAGACCAGGAAGCAAGGAGGAGACTGTGAACTCCCATAATTCACAGGAGGGTATGAAACAATGCACATATATCAAGAGATTAGAGCAGGTTGAATAAATGGAGTAGCTCTTTCTATTTTTCTTATTTCCTAAAGAAGTTTCCTTCCATTTATAGATGGTCCTCCATCACCCAGTTCATTTCTGGAAGATGGGGACACCAGTGGTCCTCAGACTGGTGGGGTAAAGGCATGCTCCACCCCTGTTCCTACTCAGAGTCGTTATAATAAAGACCCAGACCGACCCAGGCCTCCTTCAACAACAGGCCACACTCCCACTATGCTGTCACCAGGACCATCTTCTCCCTTCCCCAGACCCCAGATGTATCCAGTCCCTCTGCTTCCCCACGTCCCCTTGGTCAGACCTCCACCCCAGCTTCACCCGGGCGTGATGCAGAGAATGCTGGCTCAGGGCATCCAGCCTCAACTCGGACCCACATTATTACAAACAGGTTGGTTTAACACCTTTTTGATTTCTCTTCCTCCTTAACCATTCCAGCCGTATTCCTGTTGGTAACTGAAAACAGTGTTCGTGAAGTTCTTTTATTTTTCCTCTGCATGAATAGGCATGTTCCCTCAGGCTGTAGACCTGTCTCAGCTTCAGGGTTTACCCCCAGCCCTCTTAGGGCAGCCTCTGTATCCCCTTGGTCCTGCAGGGCATCCACTCATGGCCCCTAGAGCTGCAGGAACACACATGCAGTTAGCAGTCATGCAGCAACAGCTTCAACAGCAGCAGAGACCAAGTAAGTACAGCACCAGTGtgttaaaattactaaattaagaGTAGTTGCATGTAGGGATATGCAGttttcatgttgcgattaattgctaatgcttttattgcGGTATACTGTATTATCACGATATTGAATCCTAACAGTATAacaggtttgattttttttttttttcttataacaaaaataactatacaGAAAAGCATATAAAGAGAAAAGAAAttcacagattaaagtgcaaagaactataaagaccaataggtatcactttacaataagatctcattaCTTAAccttaatgcattaacattcacaatgagaaaGTTACacttgctacagaagttattaaacTTTGTTAAACTCCTAGTTCATGTTGGCTCATTAAATAACGCTGTTGCAATTTTTGATTTTAACGTGTTTATTGGAATACATAAGATAATGAATGTTCCGAATTTTTCACTGGCAGTTTATTAAATTAACTGTtgactaatgaagccctaatgtataGTGTGAACAAACAATAATCAAAACACTTTCGAACAATATCTAGggtatgttgtagtccagattaaaatgtaaaaaaaagagatTGAAAATAGATCATGTAAATATGTAAGTATTTGGTGCTGTGATGAACAACTCCACAAATCTTAATGACTATTTAaacttacaattatttaaataattattaaaatcactttaaagaataaataattctttttaaattatttaaaagatttgtgctcagtgtgtatgtgcactttggatgagtaaaaagcagtgaacacacacctggagcagccatttatgctggaGTGCCCAGGGAGCCgtttgggggttcagtgccttgctcaagggcacctcagtcgtggtattgccagttccgagacttgaactcacaactttagggttaggagtcaaactctctaactaaGCCATGACTTCCCCCAAATGCTAGGGCtgaattttctgcagtttagcgcctcttaagtacacctaaggaaacattaaaaagcatttaaagaaaaggaaataatccatgtcatgggacctttaaaaatGACCGTAGACAAATATTCCTGCTGCTGTCTCTACAATGTTAATCAGGAAAAATAGAAAATCACTCACTAATCTGGACTCACTTTACTATCTTTAATAAATGTATGATGTTTCATTCATATAGTGAAGACAAAGTACTCAAAATATAAAAAGGACTGCATTGAGTATCATCTCCTTGAATTCTACTGTTAAATAGACCTTCTGTACCTTAAATCGGTTTATTTCATCCGtctgttttattgtattgatCCTTTTTGTTTGTTACTTGCCTCTGTTCTTATAACGAAAAATTACCATATCATGATataaattgtgaaattaaatttacacttaatattttaaaatcatttctcAGCTATCTGAAATGGTTGTGCAGCTTAATGTTTTTctggaaactaaaaaaaaaaaagaaaattttgatttttttttttaatcaagtcaaaaatgtatttgatatggAAGTCTTTTGAAACTTTCTTTAGAATCAGCCAATTTGCTATTGTTTACTAGATTCAagcttttaaacatgtttattacTGAAAGTTTACTTGCAGACAGAAGAGAGCAAATAAATATGCTGATGGTTTAtctttttatggtttaaaatttttattaaaaaacatactCCACAGATCTGCCAGTGGCTCCATCAGGAGGCCCACAGTCACAGAGCCACGGTCCCCATCGGACAAACCATTCCCAGCGAAGAGGGGGTAGCCCTCCTCTAGGTCTGGCAAAGTGGTTTGGATCTGACGTGCTACAACAGCCCCTCCCTTCCATGCCATCGACTAAAGTAATCAGTGTTGACGAGCTCGAGTTCCGGCAGTGATGACATCCTCGGAGCAGTCAGCAGGAGCGAAGCAAGACATCCCTTCCCTTCCCCACTACCCTCTAGTTGGAGAGATATGAACTTTGATTTATACCATTATGTACAGATGTCAGAGCccttggtgtgtttttttttttttttttttttttttttcttggagaaGGCCTGAAGTTAAGAGGGAAAAGACGTTTTTGTCACAAATTTCTCATAgtttttgttttgaactttctttttgcAGTAAAGTAAATAATGTATAGGCCTGAATTTGTACAGATTATGGAAATTTCCACCTTGTACAtagaattgacttttttttttctttcttctgtcttcATGTGGGGAAGGTTATCCAACTAATGAGAAACTGCAAAGTTGCTTTTTCTTTGTCCAGTCACACTATCTGCACAGTGTTCCATGTTTCCCATCTAGGGTTGATCTGGGTGGGAATGGACAGTATTGCGGATTTGTTGGAAAGGAGAtgtttgtgtgtagtgttttaaTGCATCCCTGATCCAGAGATGCATGCCCTTGAAACTTGCTGGAGTATTGAAGCCAGATTGTTCTGCAAGAGGGGACATTCTTCCACCCCAAGAAGTGAATGCTAGTTGTGCCTTTGTTTcctccccccttttttttttttttttttaaaaaaaaagaaccctCCCATCCTTCCTCCAGCCAGTCTTCTTAGTCACCTTATGAGAAGCACTGCTTTGAATCACATTTGTTTTAGGGTGGCAGGGGATTACAATTAAGTAATTTGCTATTAATTTAGGTAGcacaaatagttaaatataagaaaaattaaataaaaaaataataattctcacaaaactgtatttgacTCAGTGATTTCAAGGTCTTAGAATAAAAAAACGGACATTCCAAATGGTTGATTGAGGAACAAGTCTTCTGCATTGAATGGCTGTAGCTATATTGCAGTGTCATTTGCTTTTATGCCACAGTTCATTCATATTCCAGTGTAACTAGACAGTCATCTTGGTATATTTTTGCCAAGTGTATTTTCAAAGTGGCAAAACTGCTGTAGCAAAAAAATGTTCATAGAATTTCATAGCTTTGCATGTATCTGGTGTCCTTGGTCCATAAATTAGAGTCTGTTCTAGTGTTACCCATGCATGTCCAAGCTATACTCCCTTTACTGAAATTTGCTCTGCACAGTATTGTTCTGTGTTTAATCAGGCTTTTTACAAATCCAAGGACACTGGATAATGCATgaactaaaacaaactaaaaaagctCAAAAGCAGAAAAACTACATGAAAGTACAACACAAAATTAATATGAATGCAAAACGAAGTCCTAGAGGCTAAATTGATTGTAATAACTAGtaaaaaagtttaagtttaacttttttatatataaatagacatTTGGATTTGCTGTCCAAGAAAGACAATGAACTCAAAAATGGTAAATATTTTGGTGTGAAACCAGTGTGATATGTTTTGGTGACGGAAGCTTCCACAACACAATCTTGATAGTGACAAGACCGATACTAAAAATGGGATGAGTAAATGGGGggggggatatatatatatatatatatatatatatatatatatatatatatatatatatatatacataaaatctaaatatataaaattgcattatgtagctatttaatgtaaaaaaaaaagtatttccctAAAGTATTTGTACATCAGATTACCACAAGTACGAACAATACAGCATCCAGACACACTGCAAGCCAGAGTACAGTCCTCAACAACTACCTTAGTCTATTGTCTGTGTCTTTGTGATTGAAAAGTACACTAGCAGTTCAGGAGAGCAGCTGTCTGTCTAGGCTACTGTGTCATTTCAAGAGTTTTGActgttcactttaattttgttctcGTTTACCGTATATTTCCTAAATATGTTAGTGTAGAGAAAGGGTCTGCTGTCATGTATTCAGTGTCTGGCGTACATTTGAGGGAGGGGGCTCACTGGAAAACAAGGATGTGAATTCATAACGCTGCGAACCAGGAAGACGGACACGAAACTTAAATTTCGATGTGGGACTAGTATCCGCGCCTTATCTTTGGATTGAAGTAATGtattaaacattgttaaaacGGAAATTATAAAACGCGAACGACACCCCCCTCCCTTTAAGCAAAGGTCAAAGTTCACAGGAAGCTGGGGGGCTGCCATTTTTCCCCCTGCTAACATGTTAAATGCTAAAAAGGCGAGGAGTGGTGGTCGCTGCTGAGTAGTTCTGTTTATTGGGTGTTTGCCGTTCGTTTGGCTTTGTCTACCTCTTCCGTCGTATGCGTTAGGCTCGGTTGTTAAATAAAGGCGGCATGGAGAGGACAGAACAGCCGTGGAATTCCTCCTACACGTACCAGGTGAGCAAACACAGCGCCGAGATGCTACACAACCtcaacagccagagaaaagatgGAGGCAGGTTTTGTGATGTTATCTTGCGCGTCGGAGAGGAGAGCTTCCCCGCGCACAAGGCGGTGTTGGCGGCGTGCAGCGAGTATTTTGAGTCGGTGTTCAGCTGTCAAACGGAAGACGACAGCCAGAGCAAAGAGCTGGAGATGCACACGATTAGCCCCAAAGTTTTCCGAGACATCTTGGACTTCGCGTACACGTCTAAGATCGTGGTGCGTCTGGAGTGCTTCCCGGAGCTCATGACCGCGGCGAAGTTTCTGCTCATGCGATCCGTCATCGAGATCTGTCAGGAGGTCATCAAACAGTCCAACGTGCAGATCCTCGTGCCTCCTTCCCGAGGAGGCGAGCACAGTCTGTTCAGGGCCGCTGAGCAGCTGTCATATCCCCTGCCCGTGGACATGTCAAACGGGAGCGTGTCTAACGGCGCTGTGTTTACCGACAACAATGACAGTGACAGTGGCGATCCGACGCAACCGAGTAATAAATCGCAGGCGGCCGCTCCCGGAGCACCAGCCACCGATCACTTAGCGGTTTCCCCGCTGGATTTTCCCAACAGCGACGGCGCCAAGCGAGCTAGAGGGAGACCCAAAAAAGAGCCCACAACAGAGCCGATCACTTACAATAACAGCACTGCTCAAAGCGAAAATGAGGGCATTTTCTCGTGCGGGGTTTGTGGTAAGATGTTTCCAGACGACGTCCAGTTGAGAAACCACGAGATGCAGCACGGGACGTTCACTGGCGGGGTGAGCACGGGAGTGGAGCTGGTCGCTGTGGACGGCCCGGCGATGGTCTCTCATCCCCAGTCGAAGTTTCAGGAAAACGGTCTGCCCGCGGACAACCGTAAACGCGAGAGGACGAGACGACACGTCGCGTGTGATCTGTGCGGGAAGGTCTTCCGTGACGTCTACCACCTCAACCGGCACAAACTGTCACATTCGGGCGAGAAACCGTACGCGTGTCCGGTGTGCGGGCTGCGCTTCAAACGCAAGGATAGGATGTCTTACCACGTGCGGTCTCACGACGGCTCGGTGGGTAAACCGTATGTCTGTCAAAGCTGCGGTAAAGGTTTCTCCAGGTGAGTGCAGTCATTTATAGatgcatttattacaaatatagcATTCGCTTATGTTTTTGTGTCATCatcataaattgtttgtgtgatGTTTTTGTAGGCCAGACCATCTGAATGGACATATTAAGCAGGTTCACACCACAGAGAGACCTCACAAATGTCAGGTGAAAAATACTAAACTTTATGTActtgtgttgttttaaatgtgtatgactttctttcagaAAGTGAATTTCTGGAATTATTTTCCAGgtacttgtttatatatattgaaaGTCACATAGGAATGTCAtactccaaaatgacaaaaagctcCATAAAGTACTATAAATATGGTCCATACAAATTATGAAGCCATATgaagctttgtgtgagaaacagacttgGGACCAGATGCATAAACATAGCCAGTATCTTCAGACAGTATCTTAAGAACGTTTCCGGTTATGTATGTAATATCAGTTCTCTGAAAGGAGGGAACTTGATAGGGAACTACTTTGACTTACTAGTAGGTATCCAAGTGATAACCAGTCTTaatgctttgatttttttttttttataaatttttttatgtaactgactTGAAAATATTTTGACCAGTCTTGCAGAAAATGTTAGTTGACTTAAGACTACTCCAAGCACTATATGCAACTGCCCCctgaattttaattgtttttcactTAAATTCTTGGCGCAAGAGCAATTTTTTCCCccagttaatttaatttatcgcTTTTTGAATCTATTTAATTAATCAGTTGCTGCAGTTCACAAATCTCCTCTCACTTGCTGCGTCCTACGTAATTCTCATGCTATCCatcttaaataatattacattttagaattagTGTTTTCCAAATCTTAGTATGTTGAAATTAGTATTCCAAAGGTATACCCtggtaaataaatgaaattacctGAAATGTGGAGTGTGTACATGTGAGGACGTTTTAAGATTACAGTGAGAGGATGCAAGTAACTATGTGACAGAGTGGTCTATTAAAACTATTTCTCAAAACTAGTCTACTCTTCTGCTACACACTCAAACGTATGTACTTTTTcttaacagaaaaatatatacttttaggGTATAGTATAAATTGGTGAATTAAGATGCAACAAATGACTCATTCACAAACCAGATAGATCAGATTAGTTTAACTTGTAGTTGTTATCATGCTACATGCTGGACAAAGCCAAAGTACAGTTGAATTATCTGTTAGTCTGTTAGTTTAACTTTGCAAAAACCTGACTGGCATGATTTTAGTTGGACTGCAATACAACTTTTAAAGTGCATGTGAAAACACTGTGGTCACAGTGGTTAACAATTTGCAACAGGGGATGATTATcagtaaataatgacttaatgTCGGCATGAAACTTAGAATTATCTTCTGTACCCTACTGTGACATCTAgaaaaactttttggaaaaagaaaaaatgcagggTGGGACTTGATTTAGTTTTTTGAAAATCGTCTGTACTAATGTTCttgatttaaaaattacaatagtACATGAATTTAAAAAAGTGATGTGCACAGATCATTTTTAGTAAACACTGCAATattctatagaaaaaaaaaattaattcatggTGATATAACATTTTTGTTGGTTCTTCACTCAAAGCTataatataatttggctccaaaaTATTTGCAATATGTAACACACAAGTCATATTGACCACTTTTAGGATGGGATGATCATTTAATAATGCCTTTTTATTGTTTCGGATGTTGTTTTGACAGCCCAGGTCCTCATTCACATTCATTCTATGTAGAAGATTGGAATTGAAATATTCTAAACCATATCTTGAAATGTTTTAGATTTGCAATGCATCCTTCGCAACACGAGATCGCCTGAGGTCACACCTGGCGTGCCATGAAGATAAGATACCATGTCAAGTGTGTGGAAAATTCCTCCGGGCTGCCTACATGACCGACCACTTGAAAAAACACAGTGAAGGACCTCATAACTACTGTGGAATATGCAACAAAGGTACTGgtcaaacatgcattttaattaactaatgttTCAAAAGCTTATATAGACAGCAGAACATGTGCTG
The Carassius auratus strain Wakin chromosome 31, ASM336829v1, whole genome shotgun sequence DNA segment above includes these coding regions:
- the LOC113050423 gene encoding POZ-, AT hook-, and zinc finger-containing protein 1-like isoform X1, whose protein sequence is MERTEQPWNSSYTYQVSKHSAEMLHNLNSQRKDGGRFCDVILRVGEESFPAHKAVLAACSEYFESVFSCQTEDDSQSKELEMHTISPKVFRDILDFAYTSKIVVRLECFPELMTAAKFLLMRSVIEICQEVIKQSNVQILVPPSRGGEHSLFRAAEQLSYPLPVDMSNGSVSNGAVFTDNNDSDSGDPTQPSNKSQAAAPGAPATDHLAVSPLDFPNSDGAKRARGRPKKEPTTEPITYNNSTAQSENEGIFSCGVCGKMFPDDVQLRNHEMQHGTFTGGVSTGVELVAVDGPAMVSHPQSKFQENGLPADNRKRERTRRHVACDLCGKVFRDVYHLNRHKLSHSGEKPYACPVCGLRFKRKDRMSYHVRSHDGSVGKPYVCQSCGKGFSRPDHLNGHIKQVHTTERPHKCQICNASFATRDRLRSHLACHEDKIPCQVCGKFLRAAYMTDHLKKHSEGPHNYCGICNKGFSTASYLKVHIKTHHSSSMLPSSAAHQFPEPRTNRPQMHNGAPYHSGRQCAVEDLCTSRRLLVTFPETEGSFRGLTGPVLPQPVPPALGLQPELLLGKPGPTPYFWECRSSGAPGFPLHGPLTDGQENAGKCPHQDSDGSDAVFGDLSNGTDLKAEQKVEGEEMEVTSFIFNGQAEDAVTSPGGSKNIQKMDQEKKFACGDCGQTFRTKSYLNKHHHRVHKKRAAAGSGLGDLGSPFSPQQNMSLLESFGFQIVQSAFASSLVDSEMGSSGIGLGDK
- the LOC113050423 gene encoding POZ-, AT hook-, and zinc finger-containing protein 1-like isoform X2; the encoded protein is MERTEQPWNSSYTYQVSKHSAEMLHNLNSQRKDGGRFCDVILRVGEESFPAHKAVLAACSEYFESVFSCQTEDDSQSKELEMHTISPKVFRDILDFAYTSKIVVRLECFPELMTAAKFLLMRSVIEICQEVIKQSNVQILVPPSRGGEHSLFRAAEQLSYPLPVDMSNGSVSNGAVFTDNNDSDSGDPTQPSNKSQAAAPGAPATDHLAVSPLDFPNSDGAKRARGRPKKEPTTEPITYNNSTAQSENEGIFSCGVCGKMFPDDVQLRNHEMQHGTFTGGVSTGVELVAVDGPAMVSHPQSKFQENGLPADNRKRERTRRHVACDLCGKVFRDVYHLNRHKLSHSGEKPYACPVCGLRFKRKDRMSYHVRSHDGSVGKPYVCQSCGKGFSRPDHLNGHIKQVHTTERPHKCQICNASFATRDRLRSHLACHEDKIPCQVCGKFLRAAYMTDHLKKHSEGPHNYCGICNKGFSTASYLKVHIKTHHSSSMLPSSAAHQFPEPRTNRPQMHNGAPYHSGRQCAVEDGQENAGKCPHQDSDGSDAVFGDLSNGTDLKAEQKVEGEEMEVTSFIFNGQAEDAVTSPGGSKNIQKMDQEKKFACGDCGQTFRTKSYLNKHHHRVHKKRAAAGSGLGDLGSPFSPQQNMSLLESFGFQIVQSAFASSLVDSEMGSSGIGLGDK
- the LOC113050423 gene encoding POZ-, AT hook-, and zinc finger-containing protein 1-like isoform X3 produces the protein MERTEQPWNSSYTYQVSKHSAEMLHNLNSQRKDGGRFCDVILRVGEESFPAHKAVLAACSEYFESVFSCQTEDDSQSKELEMHTISPKVFRDILDFAYTSKIVVRLECFPELMTAAKFLLMRSVIEICQEVIKQSNVQILVPPSRGGEHSLFRAAEQLSYPLPVDMSNGSVSNGAVFTDNNDSDSGDPTQPSNKSQAAAPGAPATDHLAVSPLDFPNSDGAKRARGRPKKEPTTEPITYNNSTAQSENEGIFSCGVCGKMFPDDVQLRNHEMQHGTFTGGVSTGVELVAVDGPAMVSHPQSKFQENGLPADNRKRERTRRHVACDLCGKVFRDVYHLNRHKLSHSGEKPYACPVCGLRFKRKDRMSYHVRSHDGSVGKPYVCQSCGKGFSRPDHLNGHIKQVHTTERPHKCQICNASFATRDRLRSHLACHEDKIPCQVCGKFLRAAYMTDHLKKHSEGPHNYCGICNKDGQENAGKCPHQDSDGSDAVFGDLSNGTDLKAEQKVEGEEMEVTSFIFNGQAEDAVTSPGGSKNIQKMDQEKKFACGDCGQTFRTKSYLNKHHHRVHKKRAAAGSGLGDLGSPFSPQQNMSLLESFGFQIVQSAFASSLVDSEMGSSGIGLGDK